The stretch of DNA TCTTCTCCTTGATTTCAATCCCGTCCGGGTTGTTTGAACCCACTTTATGCAGAGCCACGATATGTAAAAACACCATGATGATCAGCGCCAAAGGCACCGCCACGACGTGTAGCGCAAAGAAACGGTTGAGCGTCACGCCAGACACAACGTAATCACCCCGCAGCCACACGCCCAAATCTTCACTGATGGCACCAAACAAATTGATGATGACCTGTGCACCCCAATAAGACATTTGTCCCCAAGGCAACAAATACCCCATGAAAGCTTCTGCCATCAGCAACACAAAAATGACCATGCCGAAAATCCACACCAGCTCACGCGGTTTTCGGTACGAGCCATACATCAAGCCACGGAACATATGCAGATAAACGACAATAAAGAAAGCGGACGCACCGGTCGAATGCAGATAGCGGATAAGCCACCCCCATTCCACGTCACGCATAATGTATTCGACCGAGTCAAACGCGCCTTCCGCCGACGGGTTGAAATTCATGGTTAACCAAATGCCCGTCAGCAACTGGTTAACAAGTACCAGCAGCGCCAGCGAACCGAAAAAATACCAGAAATTGAAATTTTTCGGCGCGTAGTATTGGGCCAAATGTTCGTTCCAGACTTTTGTCGCAGGGAATCGCGCATCCAGCCACTCTAGGAAGCTGTTTTTACCGGCAGACATCAGGCTTTACCTCCCTCGTGATCTTCGCCAACCCGAATCAGGGTATCTGTGACATAACGATGCGGCGGGA from Gammaproteobacteria bacterium encodes:
- a CDS encoding cytochrome bc complex cytochrome b subunit, producing the protein MSAGKNSFLEWLDARFPATKVWNEHLAQYYAPKNFNFWYFFGSLALLVLVNQLLTGIWLTMNFNPSAEGAFDSVEYIMRDVEWGWLIRYLHSTGASAFFIVVYLHMFRGLMYGSYRKPRELVWIFGMVIFVLLMAEAFMGYLLPWGQMSYWGAQVIINLFGAISEDLGVWLRGDYVVSGVTLNRFFALHVVAVPLALIIMVFLHIVALHKVGSNNPDGIEIKEKKDENGIPLDGIPFHPYYTVKDIMGVAGFLIVFCAVVFFAPEGGGFFLEPPNFLPADPVKTPEHIAPVWYFTPFYSILRAVPHKLTGVVLMGAAIVMLFLLPWLDRSPVKSIRYKGWITKLALTLFVIAFFGLGYLGTQQPTPIKALWGRIFTAIYFLFFILMPWYSRIDKTKPVPERVTH